CAGAGGGCAATAGCTGTGGAGCAAACGAGGGCGGATACCTGGCGGTGCGAGCTCCTTGGCCAGGAATGATGCGCACCGTTCATGGAAATCCCCAGCGGTTCCGGGAGAGCTACTGGGAAGCGATTCGCCCTTCAGATGGATCGCATCTCTACTTCGCTGGTGACGGAGCACGTCGAGATGCCGACGGATATTTCTGGGTGATGGGGCGTGTGGATGATGTCATCAACGTCTCAGGCCATCGTCTTGGCACGATGGAGATCGAGTCGGCCTTGGTGAGCCATCCCGCCGTAGCGGAAGCGGCTGTGGTCGGACGACCCGATGATCTCAAGGGTGAGGGGATTGTTGCCTTCGTCACGCTGGAGCTGGGACGAGAGTCCAACGACGCCCTCGTTGCCGAGCTGCGCACCCATGTCGGCAAGGAGATCGGGCCGATCGCAAGACCCGACGAGATTCGCTGCAGCGATGCCTTGCCAAAAACGCGCAGTGGCAAGATCATGCGCCGGATTCTGAGAGCGCTTGCTGCCGGCGAAGAAGTAACTGGCGACACCAGCACTCTTGAAGACCGCTCCGTTCTTGATCGTTTACGCGGATAAAACCAATCAGCCCATGCAGCAGCAGCGTTCGCTGTATCTGCATGGGTACCTCTCAAATCATTGGGAAATCAGGTGGGAGCAAGGCTTGGTCGGGCCATCCATCTTTTCCATAAATGGCGTCCAAAATCACGTTGAGAAGCGAGGGTTTCTGTTGAAGCTCCTCTTTTACAGACCATTGAATTTCGCTTAATTCCTCCTCCGAAACTTGAAGAGCTGCGATCAACTCGCGATAAGCCAACCGTTCTTTTGGATTGATATCAGAATCATCGCCTGGGTTCCTTGACACACCAGCAACCAAACAAGCAACCCTGACCGCTGTGCACTGATCGGTGTGATTCGTGAGCAACTTGGCCAGCTCAGTCAAACTTTGTGGCTGATTAGGCCTGTAATCAGGGGTGGTTTCCTTGAGATAAAGGCGCTCAGGTAAGTCTTTGAGCAAACGCTCTTCCTCATCTGAAATGTTGCCATCACTCAACGCGATGGACCTCGCAATCTGCAGAAGAACTGTTTGTGTGTTGTTGTCGCTCACAACGATCGAACAAGAGCTTCTTCAATCATCGCTGACGTTCAAGACCAAGTCCCACGTTGGCGATGGAATCAATCAGTTCGCCGATCACCCTGGCTCTTGATGGATCATCGGCCCAATCTCCGAGGAGCCCCTGTCGAAGTCCCGCACTGGCGGGGGTGAGGTGATCTCCCTTCATGGCAACAAACTGGCTTTGGTCACCGGATCGCCTACTCAGCGCCTGCATCAAGTCCTGGCTTTGATCAAGCTGATCCGTCCCAAAGCGAATCACCAAATTGTGGGGCTGCAAGTAATAGCGTTCGATCAAGCGCAGTGTTTCCTCAGGACCAGGACTGAATTCCGTGACCACACCGAGGCTTGGCGCCAGGGTGCCAAGGAGGGGAATCGACCGTTCAGCGGTGAAATTGTTGAAACTCAATGCGGCCATCGCAAGACTGTTGCGTCCGCCGTCCGGGGCCAGCAAATGCAACTTGCAACCCAAGCTGTGACCAACGCGGACTGGAAGGAGATCTTGTCCTAAACGCTGATTTAAAGCAGAGCGACAGGTGCGCAGGGCTTGCCAACCTTCTCGCGCCTGCAGCTGATGGTCGAAACCTGGCACATAGCTCCAAGCGTGGACCGCGAACTGACGGGCAGCCAATCCTTCCAACAGACGCCGGTAACTGATCTGCGGGTTGGTGGCGAGGTAGCTTCCGCCAATGAATTCGATCAATCCTTGCGGTGAAGCAGGCCAGAGGCACCAGCAGCCCTGTTGTCGCTGCCAGCGGCTCATCCTTTTGACAGCTCCGTCACGATCCGCTCGGCTTCACGCACGTGCGCCGGGCCATCAAGCATGTTGTTGAAGAGATGGCGAATGGTGCCCTCTGCATCAATGACATAGGTCACCCGTCCTGGAAGCAGGCCAAGAACTTTTGGAACCCCGAAACTCGTGCGCAGGCGCTGCCCCTGATCACTAAGGAGAGGGAACGGCAACTGGTAGCGCTGAGCAAATTTTCGATGGCTCACAGCATCGTCGCTGCTCACACCCCAAACCACAGCACCGAGAGCCTCGAAAGTGGCGTAGGTATCGCGAAAAGCACAAGCTTCTGCCGTACAACCAGGGGTGTCGTCTTTGGGGTAGAAAAACAACACCAAGACCTTGTCTTGCAGCTCATCACGACGACGCAACACGCCGTCTTGATCTTCGAGGGCGATCTCAGGTGCCCGGTCTCCGATCGTGAGCGCCATGGAGGGAATCAAGAATTGGCAGCACCCTAGGAAGCACCTGGGCTAGGCGGGAGAATGGGTTGCAGAACGAGCGAGCTGGAGTGATGGAATCAGGCGCTGTTCCTGGTCAATTGAATCTTCTGGGTGAGTTCCAGGTTGAAGAGCCGAAGCCTCTGCCGGAGCAACCAAGGGAAGAGCGCGATGCCTCCGCTGCGCGCACCCTCTTGATCATTGATACGGAAACATCAGGCCTGGACCCTGAAGCCCATCACTGCCTTGAAATCGGGGCAATTTTGTTTGATGTGTCAAGCCGGCAGATCCTGGCCCAGATGTCTTGTCTGTTGCCCGTTGAATCCAATGCAGCTGAGGCCATCAATCGCATCCCCGCGGCAGTGACGCGTCTGCCACAACCCTGGGAACCAGGACTCCACTACTTCCAAGAATTACTGAAAGCTGCAGATCTTCTGGTGGCACACAACGCGGCCTTCGACCAACAGTGGTTTGGCAGGGGCCATCTTCCTGCAACAGATCTGCCGTGGCTCTGCAGCATGGAAGACATGCGATGGCCGAAAGAAAAGCAGCTCAGATCTCGCCCCTCCGTACGAGACCTGGCATTGGCCTACGAGATTCCGGTTTGGGCTGCCCATCGCGCTCTCAGCGATTGCATCTATCTGGCCGAAGTGTTCCGACGTTGCGATCAACTTGAACAACTGATTGAACGTGGACTCGAACCCCGTTCCTTAATGAAAGCTCAGGTCTCGTACGACGATCGCCAGCTCGCTCGAGATGCAGGCTTCCGCTGGAATGATCCGGTGAAAGGAGCCTGGACCAGGCGTCTCAGCGAACGTGAAGTAAACGAACTGCCATTTGCAGTGGTGCCACAAGACGAGATTTGACATTAACCACCCTGTTTTGTTTCAGCAATCCGAAGCCACATAGGGGATTTTTCACAGGACAGGTGGACGGCATCAGGCTGTCAGTACGGTTGTTCTCTACCTTCGGTCCAGCGTGCAGAGATCTATCAGTCACTGCGATTTCCGGACATGTGATCCCTTGCGGAGGCGATTGAGACGCTGGCAGCAGGTGCGCACCTGGGCTCGTCTGATCAGGGAAGCGGAATCCCTTTGGCACGTGGATGTTCGTGAATTAAGACGGCTTGGAGCGATTGAACTTTCACAATTGCTAGAGGAAGTACCTCCGATGCAGCGCATCCGAGTGAACCGTTGGCTCAATCGCTATTCCGTCGCAACGCGATTGATTTGCCCTCAAAACGATCAAACCGACAATCGCACGACACTCACAAATCAAGACCATCGCTACACATGATTCGATCGATTTGATTGTCTAACAAGGAAATCATTTGTCCTAGGCGAACATAGCTTTCGTTAAGGAATGGACTACGTCACTGGATTCCTCGTCAACGCGGTGAGTGCTTATTGCTCCTTTTCTGATTCAGCAGGACATAAACGATCAATCGGAATTAAAAATGTGCCGCGACGGAAGCGCACTGCGGCAATCTCGAGGGGATGAAGAGCCACCACCGCTCCTGATTCATCACTGCCAACGAGATCGGAAGGACGAAGCATCGGCATGGGATCTGCCGTTTTGAGATAGGGCATCGGGCTGATCAGTTGAACTTGGTCACCGATAGAAACGGTCATGACACCTGGGCAATCACCCTCTCCTACAGCAGGATGGTGGCAGTTGATCGTTGCCCGTGCGGGCTCTTGCCACCTGGAGCGGCGCAATCGCGGGACTGCTTCTCATTCTTGTGGGAGGTTTGATCCCGGCTGCCATCCTGCTGCCGGTTGCAGAACTCCCCCCCCGATTGCTGAGTTTGCCCAGCACCTGGCAAGTTCCAGCACTCCTGCTGTGCGCCCTTGTCTGCGGCCCACGATCAGGCGTGATCGCAGCGGTTGCTTACATCACTGTGGGACTGGTTGATCTTCCTGTCTTTCATGACGGTGGAGGTTTGGCCTACGTGCTCACTCCCGCCTTTGGTTATCTCGCTGGCTTTGTGCCAGCAGCCTGGCTCACCGGACGGCTCGCCCATCAAGCGGGAATGAACGACTTAGCAAGGCTCACTTTGGCGGGCATCGCCGGTGTGGTCACAATTCAGCTGTGCGGAATTCTTAATTTGTTGCTCGGAGCGGGGTTGGGCCGTTGGAATGATTCACTTCTTGATTTGTTGTTCAGCTACAGCATCGGCCCGTTGCTAGCCCAACTGGCTCTTTGCGTCGCAATCGCCTTGATTGCGCTTCCAATTCGTCGTCTGCTCTGGATCGAATGATCAGCCGCAGCAACCGACTGATCCGGCGTCGCACGATTGTGTTGATCAGCCTGTTGATCCTGCTGCTGGATCAAGCCTCGAAATATTGGGCTCGTTCCCAACTGCTACCGAATCTGTCGCAGCCATTCCTACCTGGATTGCTGCAGTTAAGGCTTGTGCGCAACACGGGCGCCGCCTTCAGCATGTTGAGTGATTCCACCGCCCTGCTCGGACTCCTCAGCATGCTTGTTTCGCTTGGCTTGCTGGGCTGGATCTGGCGATCCAAGCGACTCGACCTCTGGTTAGGACTGGCCCTGGCCTTCCTACTGGGCGGAACGCTTGGCAATGGCATCGACCGCTGGCAACTGGGCTATGTCACCGACTTCCTGGAGCTCGTGCCCTTCCGTTTTCCCATCTTCAACGGCGCAGACATCGCCATCAACCTCGCCGTCCTCTGCTTCGCCATCGACGCTCTCTCCCAACGCAATGGACAAGCGAAATCCTGACGGCCCCTCCTCAGCCCAACTGATCATTCATCAGCCAGGTCAAGCAGATCGAACCATTGCATTGCATGGCGATGGCTATCGGATTGGACGCGATGGTCCTCTGGAAGTCAGCATCGATCATCCGGCCGTCAGTCGCCAACACGCTTTGCTGCAACGCCAAGGCCGGCGGTGGATCCTTCAAGATTTGGACTCCACCAATGGCTTGTGGTGGAAGGGTCGCCGGGTGAAGCAGCTGGAACTTCGCGATGGAGACAACGTTCAGTTTGCGCCGGCCTTAGATGCAACGGCTCCCTTTCTGCACTTCGACGATGCAACAGGGCGACGACGCCATCGAATTGAACGCTGGTTGGGCCTGTGCTTATTGGGATGCCTTGGTGGTGGTGGTGCGCTGTTATTGCTGTCCAACCTCACCATGCCGATCCGCGGTCAATTGGCACGCGTGCGCGGTCCTGTCGCCATCTACGACGGCAATAACCAACCGCTGGCCTCGGTTGACTCCAGTCGTCATCGCGAGCTCAAGTCGGTGAATGCGTTTTCCCCCCAACTCGTTGACGCTCTGCTGAGCAGTGAAGACAACCGCTTCTGGTGGCATCCGGGGGTCGATCCCATTGGCACGCTGAGAGCCTTCAGCACCAATTTGATCGGCGGACAGGTGCTGGAGGGAGGCAGCAGTCTCACGCAGCAATTAGCGCGCAGCCTCTATCCCGATTACGTGGGGGATGGCGACACCCTGGCCAGGAAATGGAAAGAGCTGCTCGTGTCCTTGCAGTTGGAAAGTCGCTTCAGCAAAAGCCAGTTGCTGCTGAGCTACCTCAATCGCGTGTACTTAGGCGTTGGTTGGGGATTTGAAGATGCCTCACGCGTGTTTTTTGATCAATCAGCAACAGACCTGAATGTGCAGCAAGCAGCACTCTTAGTGGGTTTGTTGCCATCACCCAATGGCCATGATCCCTGTCAGTTTCCACAGCGCGCGCTCAAGGCTCGCAACCGGGTTATCAACAAAATGGCCGACGGCGGTCGCCTGTCCTTGGAGCAGGCACGACTGGCGCGTCGACAACCGATTCAATTGGCAAAACAGGCCTGCAGTCGAGAACAGGTCAGTCGTTCCGCACCCTTTTACACCGATCAAGTGCGCCGAGACCTCACAGAGCTCGTGGGCCCAGACGTGGCTGATGAAGGAAATTTCTTGATCGAAACCCACTTAGACCCTGTTCTGCAATCCGTGGTGGAACGCCAGCTGAGCGGTGTATTAGCCAACAATGCAACACATGGCGTTCAGGAGGGAGCCGCTGTTGTGCTGGACAGCCGCACAGGCGGGGTTCTCGCCATCGCGGGTGGTCGTGACTACGACTCGAGCCAGTTCAACCGTGCCTCGATGGCAATGCGCCAACCCGGCAGCACCTTCAAACTCATCACTTACCTAGCGGCCCTTGAGCAAGGACTAAAACCCAACGACACCTTGGATTGCAGCCCACTTCGCTGGGGAGGACAACGCTTTGACAGCTCCTGTTCAGGCCAACTGACCCTGGCTCGCGCCTTCGCCTCAAGCCACAACACTGCAGCGTTGCGCCTCGCCCAACGCGTAGGTCTGGACCAAGTGGTGAGCATGGCGAAACGTCTTGGAATCTCCACTCCCCTAGATCCTGTACCGGGGCTAGCTCTTGGACAGAGTGAAGTCCGCTTGATTGAGCTCACCAGTGCCTATGCCGCTGTGGCCAATGGCGGCATCTGGCAACCTCCCACCACCATCCGTCGTTTGCTCGATGCAGAAACCTGCCGCTTGGATCGCCCAAGTGGCTGCGGCAGCCTCACTGGAGATGGAGATACTGGAGATGGCAGTTCTGAACAAAGCAGTCAGCGCCAAACGTCTCGTCGTGTCCTGAAGGGACAGACAGCTCAGCACATGCAGGGCTTAATGCGAGCAGTCATTCGCAGCGGCACCGGCCGTTCAGCCTCGCTCGGTGGACAGGAAGGAGGAAAAACAGGAACCACCAACGATGGGCGTGACCTGCTGTTCATTGGCTACGAACCGAGTCGCCATTGGGTGCTGGGAATCTGGCTGGGCAACGATGACAACAGTCCTTCAGCCAGTTCCAGCGCCTTAGCAGCCTCGCTCTGGAGTCGCATCATGCGTGCTGCTGGACAGGGGGGTGTGGCGGGCCGATGAAGGGATCCAATCGCCTGATTTTGTTGGGTGCAGCGGGGCTGATCGTCCTGCTGGTGCTTGGGCTGGTGCTCCAAGCCATTCGCAACCTGCTCTGGGATCTCAGCTACATCCTTCCGCCCTGGCTTGTGGGTCCAGTGCTGCTCATCGGCACCATCCTGGTGATTGCCTTAGTCGTGCAGGTTGGCTGGCCGTTGTGGAAGGGATGGAAAAGCCGTCGCGGTGCCACAAAAGCCACCACGACAGCTCCTTCTCCACCGGGGTCGCGTCGTCAAGCGGCTGAACAAAGTCTGGAAAGCATTGATCGCCTTCTGGAACGTCTCCAAGACGATGTCGCCCGGAAAGCACTACATCTGGAGCGCGAGCGCGTCGCACGTGAATTGGCACGCGGAGATTTAGTGGTGGTGGTGTTTGGCACAGGCTCCAGTGGGAAAACATCCCTGATTCGTGCCCTCCTCCAAGACATCGTTGGGAGTGTTGGAGCTCCAATGGGCTCCACAACTGGCAGCCAAACCTATCGGCTGCGTCTCAACAAGCTGGAGCGCGGACTGCAATTGGTCGACACACCAGGAATCCTCGAAAGCGGACTGGATGGAAGAGATCGTGAACAAGAAGCCCGTGAACGCGCTAGCCGTGCTGACTTGATGCTGGTGGTGGTGGATGGTGATCTTCGTTCTGCTGAATGGGATGTAGTGCGCAGCCTTGCGGGCTTGGGCAAGCGCTTGATGTTGGTCTTGAACAAATGCGATTTACGAGGAGAGGAGGAGGAAAAGCGTCTACTGGCCTTGCTTCGCGGACGTTGCCAAGGCCTTCTCTCCGCTGAAGACGTGATCCCGACCAGTGCCTCTCCCCAATCTTTGCCAAGACCTGGCCAGAAACCTTGGCAACCTCCAGCTGAGGTAGCTGTGCTGCTCCAACGCATGGCCGTGGTGCTCCATGCCGACGGCGAAGAGCTTCTGGCCGACAACATTCTTCTGCAATGCAGAACACTGGGAGACAAGGGTCGATCGCTTCTCAACCGACAGCGTCAGACCGAAGCGCGACGAATCGTGGATCGTTACAGCTGGATTAGTGCAGGCGTTGTGGCAGCGACACCACTCCCGGGTATCGACTTGCTTGGCACCGCGGCGGTGAATGCCCAGATGGTGATGGAGGTCGCGAAGGTCTACAACGTGCAGTTGACCCGCGCCAAAGCTCAGGAGTTGGCCGTGTCGGTGGGTAGAACTCTGGCGGGCCTGGGCGTTGTCAAAGGCGGTGTCGCCTTGATCGGCACCGCACTCAGCGTGAATCTGCCCACCCTGCTACTCGGAAAAGCCGTTCAGGGTGTGGCTGCTGCGTGGTTAACCCGGATTGCAGGAGCCAGTTTCATCACCTATTTCCAACAAGATCAAGATTGGGGAGATGGTGGCGTGCAAGACGTAGTGCAACGTCACTACGACCTCAACCGACGCGATAGTGCCCTCAAACGCTTTCTCGACACCGCTCTCAGACAAGTGGTGGAACCACTGCGACAGACGGCAAAGAAGCGGTTACCACCCCAACCAGGGCCTCGGGCGGAGGAGGACGCATCGGGCCGCGGGCATCAAGAACCGTGATCAAAGCCAAATAGGCCACACCAATCAGTACGGACACAATGCCTGTGACGATCGCCACCCAACGGCCGCGTTGCTGTTTTGGGGCAGCCATTAGGGCAGAGCCTCCACGGATTGATTCAAGATTGATGCCAGTTGGTCCAGCAAACCGTGATCGGTGTGCGGGTTGCCAAGAACAGTCTTGAGGAAATGCCGTCCTTGATGAAGCGGCCTCGAAACCATGATTCCCCGGCTGAGCAAGAGCCGGCGTGTCTCGTTCGACCAGGCTTCGTGCTGCTGCGCCTGTCCGCGTTGGGGCCTACAGGCCAGCACATGCAAGGGACCGGTGAGAATCATCAACCTGTTGGGATCCAATTGCTGCTGGAAATACTCACGTCGAGCGATCGCGGCGGACAACACCTGTTCAATCCCTGATTCACCGAGCTGGCGCAAGCCAAGCCAAAGTTTGAGCACTTCCCCCGGCCGACTCCCCTGCAGACCCAGTTCTCCACCGTGATCGTTCTCTAGGGCTGGCTCCATGTAAGGGAGACCTGTGGAGAACGCTTCGGCCAGAACTCTGGCCTCGCGAACCAACAGGAGGGATGACGTCTTTGTGATACCAAGAACTTTCTGGGGATTCACTGTGACCGAATCAGCGCGTCCTATCCCATCGAGAAGATAGGTGGTGATGGG
The Synechococcus sp. CC9311 DNA segment above includes these coding regions:
- a CDS encoding peroxiredoxin, coding for MALTIGDRAPEIALEDQDGVLRRRDELQDKVLVLFFYPKDDTPGCTAEACAFRDTYATFEALGAVVWGVSSDDAVSHRKFAQRYQLPFPLLSDQGQRLRTSFGVPKVLGLLPGRVTYVIDAEGTIRHLFNNMLDGPAHVREAERIVTELSKG
- a CDS encoding DUF1350 family protein, which encodes MSRWQRQQGCWCLWPASPQGLIEFIGGSYLATNPQISYRRLLEGLAARQFAVHAWSYVPGFDHQLQAREGWQALRTCRSALNQRLGQDLLPVRVGHSLGCKLHLLAPDGGRNSLAMAALSFNNFTAERSIPLLGTLAPSLGVVTEFSPGPEETLRLIERYYLQPHNLVIRFGTDQLDQSQDLMQALSRRSGDQSQFVAMKGDHLTPASAGLRQGLLGDWADDPSRARVIGELIDSIANVGLGLERQR
- a CDS encoding YcjF family protein gives rise to the protein MKGSNRLILLGAAGLIVLLVLGLVLQAIRNLLWDLSYILPPWLVGPVLLIGTILVIALVVQVGWPLWKGWKSRRGATKATTTAPSPPGSRRQAAEQSLESIDRLLERLQDDVARKALHLERERVARELARGDLVVVVFGTGSSGKTSLIRALLQDIVGSVGAPMGSTTGSQTYRLRLNKLERGLQLVDTPGILESGLDGRDREQEARERASRADLMLVVVDGDLRSAEWDVVRSLAGLGKRLMLVLNKCDLRGEEEEKRLLALLRGRCQGLLSAEDVIPTSASPQSLPRPGQKPWQPPAEVAVLLQRMAVVLHADGEELLADNILLQCRTLGDKGRSLLNRQRQTEARRIVDRYSWISAGVVAATPLPGIDLLGTAAVNAQMVMEVAKVYNVQLTRAKAQELAVSVGRTLAGLGVVKGGVALIGTALSVNLPTLLLGKAVQGVAAAWLTRIAGASFITYFQQDQDWGDGGVQDVVQRHYDLNRRDSALKRFLDTALRQVVEPLRQTAKKRLPPQPGPRAEEDASGRGHQEP
- a CDS encoding 3'-5' exonuclease; this encodes MESGAVPGQLNLLGEFQVEEPKPLPEQPREERDASAARTLLIIDTETSGLDPEAHHCLEIGAILFDVSSRQILAQMSCLLPVESNAAEAINRIPAAVTRLPQPWEPGLHYFQELLKAADLLVAHNAAFDQQWFGRGHLPATDLPWLCSMEDMRWPKEKQLRSRPSVRDLALAYEIPVWAAHRALSDCIYLAEVFRRCDQLEQLIERGLEPRSLMKAQVSYDDRQLARDAGFRWNDPVKGAWTRRLSEREVNELPFAVVPQDEI
- a CDS encoding transglycosylase domain-containing protein; amino-acid sequence: MDKRNPDGPSSAQLIIHQPGQADRTIALHGDGYRIGRDGPLEVSIDHPAVSRQHALLQRQGRRWILQDLDSTNGLWWKGRRVKQLELRDGDNVQFAPALDATAPFLHFDDATGRRRHRIERWLGLCLLGCLGGGGALLLLSNLTMPIRGQLARVRGPVAIYDGNNQPLASVDSSRHRELKSVNAFSPQLVDALLSSEDNRFWWHPGVDPIGTLRAFSTNLIGGQVLEGGSSLTQQLARSLYPDYVGDGDTLARKWKELLVSLQLESRFSKSQLLLSYLNRVYLGVGWGFEDASRVFFDQSATDLNVQQAALLVGLLPSPNGHDPCQFPQRALKARNRVINKMADGGRLSLEQARLARRQPIQLAKQACSREQVSRSAPFYTDQVRRDLTELVGPDVADEGNFLIETHLDPVLQSVVERQLSGVLANNATHGVQEGAAVVLDSRTGGVLAIAGGRDYDSSQFNRASMAMRQPGSTFKLITYLAALEQGLKPNDTLDCSPLRWGGQRFDSSCSGQLTLARAFASSHNTAALRLAQRVGLDQVVSMAKRLGISTPLDPVPGLALGQSEVRLIELTSAYAAVANGGIWQPPTTIRRLLDAETCRLDRPSGCGSLTGDGDTGDGSSEQSSQRQTSRRVLKGQTAQHMQGLMRAVIRSGTGRSASLGGQEGGKTGTTNDGRDLLFIGYEPSRHWVLGIWLGNDDNSPSASSSALAASLWSRIMRAAGQGGVAGR
- the lspA gene encoding signal peptidase II, which produces MISRSNRLIRRRTIVLISLLILLLDQASKYWARSQLLPNLSQPFLPGLLQLRLVRNTGAAFSMLSDSTALLGLLSMLVSLGLLGWIWRSKRLDLWLGLALAFLLGGTLGNGIDRWQLGYVTDFLELVPFRFPIFNGADIAINLAVLCFAIDALSQRNGQAKS
- a CDS encoding NAD(P)H dehydrogenase assembly family protein; its protein translation is MTVSIGDQVQLISPMPYLKTADPMPMLRPSDLVGSDESGAVVALHPLEIAAVRFRRGTFLIPIDRLCPAESEKEQ
- a CDS encoding TerB family tellurite resistance protein, producing MSDNNTQTVLLQIARSIALSDGNISDEEERLLKDLPERLYLKETTPDYRPNQPQSLTELAKLLTNHTDQCTAVRVACLVAGVSRNPGDDSDINPKERLAYRELIAALQVSEEELSEIQWSVKEELQQKPSLLNVILDAIYGKDGWPDQALLPPDFPMI
- a CDS encoding biotin transporter BioY, whose amino-acid sequence is MRALATWSGAIAGLLLILVGGLIPAAILLPVAELPPRLLSLPSTWQVPALLLCALVCGPRSGVIAAVAYITVGLVDLPVFHDGGGLAYVLTPAFGYLAGFVPAAWLTGRLAHQAGMNDLARLTLAGIAGVVTIQLCGILNLLLGAGLGRWNDSLLDLLFSYSIGPLLAQLALCVAIALIALPIRRLLWIE